ATGTGCCAGGGAACCAGCAGGTtatggggctgggaccccacTTTTCACCCCTCCAGAAATATTCAGCCCTTACATCTGGACAAGGAGATGTTTGCTCCTTCCTGCTCTCCCATTTTTAGCACTGGGCCAGCAGCAATCACACAGTGTGGTGTTGTTTTGTGTTCCCCAGGGCAACGCTCCTCCGGACTCACCGTGCACCTGGCTGGCCAGGGGTTCTTGGCAAGGCAGATCGGCTGCTCCTGGTGAGTGTCCCCCTTGCACGGTGGCTGGTGTGGTGGAGGGATCTCAGGTCTGCTCACAGACTGGTGCTGAACCAAGGACCCTGAGCTCTGGCAAAGCAGGACCTGAAATAGGGGTGCAGTAAGGGAGGGCTCAGTTCTGAGCCAGACCAGCTCAGACTGGGAATTCAAAGGGGTAATGGAATGTCAGGGGAAGCAGATTTTTCCCTCAAGCAGGAGGTGAGAAGCAGCTGTATTTACCCACTGCCTACCTTTAATCACTGGCAGCAGGGTTGGGGGCGAGCAAGCTCAAGCCCCTCTGTGGGGAGGGAGTAGGATTGACACTCTGTGCAGAGGTCCCAGCAATGACATCAAAAGCATTGGCCTCTCCCAGTGGATGAGGTGCCTTCATGTGCAATCAAGCATGAATCAggtgcagcagggctgtgaggaGGAATTGGGCACTGCTGTTGAGGCAGATGTCTTGTGATCAGTCTTGGTGGAGGTGTGTTTTGGGTGCTCCCACTGCATGagctttctctccttttctctggcAGCCATGCCCCACTTCTTGGATTGGTTTGTGCCTGTGTATTTGATGATCTCCATTCTCATCCTGGTGGGCTTTGGAGCTTGCATTTACTACTTTGAACCAGGACTCCAGGAAGCCCATAAGTGGCGAACACAGAGGCCAATCATGGAGCGAGACCTTCGGAAGACACTGATGATTCGAGACAACCTGGCCTTTGGGGTGCCTGAGGTCTGACAAGCTGCTCATCACAGCCAGAGGAATCTCTCCCGGGTAGGCAGCAGACCACAAGCCTCACTAGGGATTGCAGTCCTGCCCTGGTAAAAGTGGGGCTGGTCATCACTTTGCTCTCTGCTGATCTGGGTCTCGTACTCATCACTCACCATTCTGCCCCTTTGATTCTTAGTCAAGATTTGTTTGGCTGGGCTTCCCATGTGCTCACAGATCTTCAGCCAGTCAAGGACTTCTGCTCCTTCCCATGGCCAAGACTGACGAGCCACTCAAATGAAATATCCCTTGTTAATCACTTGAGTTTGAGCTGCCTCGCATCTTGACAGGATCTTCAGTAGGAAAGGCACCAGGTTTTGCAAAACTATATAGAACCTTGTACTCCTATTCCCTAGGTTAAATCTAACACTGTCTGTCTAAGTCCAAGGGgtattttggggaaaataaatGGGGTTTCAATACAAATTGTTGCTTCAGCTGAGCACTTCCCAGCACCACTCTTGATGCTAGGATGGTGAGCTTGCTGAAGCTCTGTGCAGAGGGACCAAGGGCTCAGTGAGCCTCAGAGACTGAACGCCTTTATCCTTGCTAAATGCACACCCCTTCTGTGTTTGTTTGGGAGATGGAGAGCATCCATCCCTACATCCATTCCAGACACACCACACTGAAATTAAAGGTCTTTATTAAAGAGGTTGGTTCGAGTCCTGTGTCAAGCTGAGAATGTTCTGCAGCTCTCCATGCAGGGTGCTGCCAGACTTACCACATCAGCCCCTCCTGATCTGCCTGAccttctgctcctctgtcaTGGAGGAAGATGGGATAGTCTGTGAAGCTACTTGCACTTGTTCAGTCTCTTGCACTGCAGAGCCCTACAGCTTGGATAGCCTCTCTTTCTTAACTGTTTCCCAATGAAAGCTGTGAAGCATCCCTCagcccttttttcccctgcatgTTTCTGACAAGGAACATTGAGCCTGCTATCTAAATAGGCCCATTGTACACCTTTGCTTTCTGGACCCAAGCCGTATAATGTGGGTCTGGCACAAAATCCCATGTTTATAGACTTTCTGCCCTGTCACAGGCATGACCAGCCACCAAAGTGCTGTATGAAGCTGTAACACTGGGGCTGAGAGGGATATCCCCATCCTCTCTCTCCCTGACAGCCCAGTGCAACGCCCAGTGTGTACAGGGAGGTTTGAGAGAGCAAGGAGCCTGTGGCAGAAGGCTGTGTCTCCTTGCCTCCTACCCCAACATGCACCCTCTGCATGCATGTAGGTGCAATGGTGCTACCTGTGAATGCTCTGGACACAGAGGGAATCTGCCTGTCCCACTCCTGCATATCCCAGGTATGTTAGCTGGTGCCACCATCCTATGTGCACGTGTCTGTGCATCCTGTGCCAGCCAGTATATTGGCAACTCATATTTCCAGTGTCCTTCCATTGTTATGGCTCTGTGCTCTAGTCCCCAGTGGCTCCTTTCAGCagcagggggtccccaggccATCTGTGAAGAtctgccacagctcctggcttGTGTCACTCAGCCTCACCTCTGAACCTGGGAGCAGGAAGTTTTCTCCTCCATTCTCAAAGAAAGAAGGAGAGTTCATTGGGCTGCTGTGAGTGATTTGTACGGGGAAATGCAGTGAATGGGATTACTCCTGTACCCAAAGTTTTACTTGCCCTGGCAAGCAAAGGCTCAAAGCACAGGTGCAGCCTGAAAGTTGGTAATTCTTTGGGGATTCAAGTTAATTTTTAGCTCTAAGGAATAGATCAGAACATCCTGCAGATATCCTGGATCTTCCTGGGACATTTCATCTACCAGACTGCAATTGCATTACCATTCTTTTCCACACCAAAACCAGGCACACTGGCAGGAGCTTTCTGGCTCTGTTTCAGACAGAGGACAAGTCAAGTGTCCTTTCATTCAGCCAAGTAACAGAGACTGTGATGCAAGTACCCTAATTGGGGAGTCTCactcagcagggaaatgcagtgaaTAGGATTACTGCTGTGCCCAGAGTTATACTTGCCCAGGCAAGCAAAGACTCAAAAGAGCAGGAGTAGTCTGAAACAGATACATTTTTGTGACTTGGGGCTGTGAAATGGAAATGACCAGGGGCTGGGTTGCATGGCATGATGTGCCACCCTCGGCTGCATGGCTCACATTCCCTGCCCTCTGGTACATCACAGCCATATCTTCAAACACCAGCTGGGAAACCTGCTTCCTCCCCTCAACTCCCTGATCGGTGGGATTGCCCCGTAAACAGACACAGCTGAGCTGTGGGGTAGCATAAAAGCTCCACTGGAGCTGGGGGGCTTGGGGCAGTCAGGAAGAAGTTAAGCTGTAGGAAGGGGGCCTGCCCTTATGAGGgtcccctctctcctgctctgtgttctcttctgtgtgctgctgtgcctgtgttGAGCTCCACACTGCCCATGACTCAACGCAGAAACTGAGCAAAAGAAGACAGCAACCAGGTGAGGGCTGGGTTAGAGAGAAACTAATTGTTCATCTCCTCTGGCTTACTTGTGCTGTTTAGTCCTGATGCAATCATCATTAAGCAGGTATTTTCCATGGCTATGAAGGACTTTATTGTCAGCAGTGTCAAAGGCTTCACCAGTGGAAGTGTGTGACAAACTGTGTGGTTgatgctttgtttttctgttgctCCCCCTGGGAGCTGCCTCCCTCTAGCACTGGGCAGGCAGCGAGGAGCAATCTGCAGTGAGGTTTCCTTTACAAGAGGGTAGGTCTCCATCCACCTGGCTCCTGTACCAGCTACACTGTTGGGCTATCTGGGAATAATTAATGGCAAATGCTGCCTGAAAACTGTGATGGTTTCTCCTCTGTGGGATCTGTGCAGCCAGAAAGACCTCAGGGAAGAAGGAAATAGTCACAGATACTGAATTAAACTGCATAAAGAATCAGAGAAGGTTCTTAATGCTGGAAATACTACAAGTAtcaagttggttttttttcatgttttctgtctctttgcCCTTAAGGAAGCAGAGAACTTGCACTGTcctgagctctgccttccacCAGCATTCCAAATGACTTGATGTGGGCCATTGGATAGTGATTCCTCTTCCACTTCCCTCAGCCCTGGTCCCCTGAAATTATGCAATCATTGTCCATGCCACACTGTAGGTGCTGTGGGTgcctctctcccttttctttgctcCCACTTACCCAACAAACCATTCATattctcatcccatcccaccaacacacctttcttctttcctccttgTTTGTTGTGTTACCCTTCAAAGTCTCTTAGAGGAAGGTGAATTGTGGCAAGCTGAATCCCTCTTGACCCTGAAAATGCCACAAAGCTGGCAAAATTAAGAAACAATCATAATAATCATGATAATGAAGAAGCAAAAGGAAATCAGAATAAGGGAATGAAGCATCAACTTGGACGAACACCCAACAAGTGACCACTGAACTAGCGCAGTGGGATATAAATTGTTGCACTCGAATATGCcatttggggtggggggagggagggaaactgagaggaagggaaagcatttcaaaaattcagatatttttttatttctttttaatcacaCCCAGTGTCCTTGGAAGCAGGCAGCACAGGCCTGACCTGGCAGGTCTGCATCACTCCTCCATCTCCTGCCATAGGACCAGAGCACAGGGTCATGTTGcggggctgctggtggcagaggtCAGGAAGATGCCGGGCAAGGGCAGGAGTGGCCATGGCACCCAGCGTGGGAGCGAGCCATGCGGGCCACAAGAGCCCCATTGTCCCAGCTGGAGGCGGGCTGGCCggacagggctggaggtggGGGCTCAAGCATGTGAATGACAGCAGCCCCGGGGAGCCCTGCACCCCGAGACACCGCAGCcctgacagcagggacagcctgggaccccggcccctgccctgcacctctGCTTCCATCCCACAGCCGACCGCCATGGAGGAGGAGATGGCCCTGCATCGCAGCTGCCTGTCCGCCCCAGGGAGCCCCAGCGGCCCCAGCCGCATGCCGGGCCCCTCACGGCGGCGGGACAGCCCCCTCGCTGTCGCTGCCCCCACGAAGCGGAGCTGCCTCTCGGTCACCCTGCGCCGggcggccggggccggcggcgggctCCCCTGGGAGCGGCTGCGGGCCACGGCCCCTGTCACCCCAATCCctccgcggccccggcccgtgGCGGCCGAGGGGCCCCCGCGACACGGCAGCTCTGACGGGGCCGAGGCCACCCCGGTGGCGAAGATGGGGCTGTCCTGCGCCCCACCACGCTCCGGTGGGTCTCCGCtgacgggatgggatgggctgggcggagggagggaggaaggcaCCAAGGCGTCCCTTGGCGATGACATGGAGCCCAGCATGGGGCAGGACCCTTCAGAAGAGGTAGGGTGAtgagagggaggagaggggctTCCTCCCCTTGGAGTGATTTCCTCTTGACCCACACCAGAATTATGGGTGGACAATAGCTGGTGGGAGGATAGCCCGTGTGTTTGTgagcctggcagccagcagggagacGGGCAGCTGTAGTTGCCATGTCAGGACACTTTCTGAATGCTGGAATGCCTGTCTGTTTGTTGGAAACCAGTCTGTCCACTGCCCAGCCTAGCCCGGGGTAACTGCTGACAATTACTTCTAAATGTTCCTGTAACCTGCGGTGGGTGCAGTTTTTGTCCCAGAGCACTGCAAAAAGAGGAACCCCAAGCCCTTGCCAAGTCTGCCAGGCATCCCACAGCCAGGCCTCCACCCAGGGGGTTTGTCTTGTGGTGGAGGAACACATGGTGCTCCTGTTATCCCACTGACTGGAGGGTCAGAGCATTCCCAGATGTTGGtgccccagcacagcatgaCAGGAACACAGTGCCTGTTGGAGCCAGGGCTCACAGATGTAGGAGAAGGAAATGCAAAGCAGGGAAAGGGCATCCCCATCCAAAGATGCAAGCAGCCAGAGGCAtccacacagctctccaggcaCAGGCACATCCACAGGGCACATGGAGGTGCCTGCCAGAGCACAAGGGGATGTGACCTGTGTACCCCAACGTGGTGTAAGTGGGAGGACGTGTCCGTGCTCGCCAGATGCAGGCACACACATGTTTGTACACACATGTTTGTACACACATGTTTGTACACACATGTTTGTACACACATGACGCAGAGGGGACAGCGCTGGCTCTGCCGCTGTGCCTTGGGCTGACAGCCAGGAATCATGGTGCTGGAGGAGAAAAGGTTTCTCATACCTTCACAGCCAAGCTGGAGGGCAAATCGCTTTTGATGAACCAACACATTCTCAATTTCCTCCCTCTGGGAAAGCAGGAGGTTTTGCAATCCCCTGATCCTACGAAATACCTAGGGGCAAAGAGCACCGATTCTCAGCCCCGCCGGAACTAAGCTGTCAAGGGTTAAATATGCCCCTCCCTAAACAAGCAGAGATGCTGAAAAGGCTGGGGAATTGGGAgggaaaaaggcaagaaaaggcCTGTGGGGTGTGGGTATGCAATGGGGGACCCATCGGCAGCGGCCCCTCCAACCCCGAGGCCATGCCCCCCCCGCAAGTCAGGGAAGCTGGCGGGGGCCTGGGATGGAGCCGGGGGAGGTGCGCGGGGGGAGATTTTGCGGAGATGTTTAATATTCAGGTCACATGACgatggcagcaggagcagcaccagcatcCCCGCTCTGCTGAAATAGCCactggagaaggaagggaaggagaaagggggAGAAGAGGACACAGGGAAGAAAGACAAAGGTAAAAGCAAGTGGAGCTTTGTAGCTCACCGTGCCGCTTCATCAGCGTCAGGCTAGAAAAGTGGGGGGAGATCCACTCCCTTGAGAGAGGATTCGGAGACAAAGGAAGCTTCATGTTCAAAGGTAGGATGCTCCGGGCTTGGCAGGGCTGGCCAACGCCAGAGGGACACCGCTGGGGCTTTTTGCGCAGGCATCCTCTGCCGTACCCACAcgctgcccagctctgggcatgGGGGAGGGATAACCCCCGAGGGCAGTGGGGGAAATCGGTCCTGGCTttgtctttggttttttttttccttttggtggCAGCAGTCTTGTATGAAGAAGAATGAGCAGGGCTGGTTGTGGTGCTGGTGCGGAGTAGCTAGTGCCAGGCACTGCTTTGAAAGGAAGGGATAATCCAGCTGGGGAGTGCCCACAAACTCCTCAGCACCTGGCTTGTCCCTTGCCAGTGGCGGGCAGTGGGGATGTCCTGTGCCTCTCCCTGGGCATCTGCACAGGAGCCAGCAGGCATGCGAGCAggggcacaggcagctgtgGTGGTGTGGCTACCATGGTCCAGGGGTGCTCGGCATCCCCTCGCCTTGTGATACAGCTGTGCCACCCAGGGGGTGAACTGGGACATGGGACAAGGAATGtacagctggagagcagcaccaagggcatggctggggctggggtggctgggctgggcatgTGCCCAGCTCCTTCACCTCCAGCTTCTGCATCTCCAGAGAGGCTTCAGCACATGCTGCCCTAGATTTCACTGCAGCTGGGCTCTTGCCCAAGCCCTTTACAGAGTGCTGAGGAGAAGAAAGGTTGCTGTCgggaaggctgcagcagcccagaggaTTGGGATGATCTTCAAGCCAGGCAAAATGATCTGGTAAGAAGAATGGTTCGGTTCTGTACTCTGAGGTCAGGCAGTACATCCAGCAGGGCTCAGCCATTGCTCTGCCCATCTGAAAGAAATGCCCTGGGGTCATCATAGGAAATGAGAAGGGAAAGGTATTTTTTTAGTGGAGAGATGCTCAGTCCAGCACCTCTGCAGATCTGAAGCAAGGAGCAGGTCCTGATGCCCATGAGCTCCAGGGAGCCTGTACTACTGAAGCAgctgcttgctttctttcctaGGAACCTGGCATCCTGGCCCCTTTGAGGGCCTGCTTCTATCAGCCACCTTCAGGTTTTGAACTCATCCCTCCTCCCTGTTCCATATGTACAGGGAGTGGGACTGTGGGTCCAGGACCGTATGGGTGGAAGGGGCTGGGGTGAGATGTGTTTGAGGATCGctgcctccagctgcagagggacaaCCTCGTGCTACACTGGAGGAGAGCTGCAGCGAGGCCATCCATGTGTTATGTGGGGGTTAAATAGCTTTTCCTTGCTGGAAGCTGGTTTGTGGTGAGCACTGTTTGCAGCTCTCCCTCCCTCTTGCCAGACAAAGGATGGGAAGGCAGGGGGAGGGGATGCAACTGTATCTGGGTTATCAGGACATAGTAGATGTTGGTCCCCACTATCTGAGCCCCCAAGGGACCTGCAGGGCCACCTCTGTCCCCACACAGGTCCTGCAAACATCAGAGCATGAAGGGTGAGCTGCAGTAGTGGTGTCTGCTGCTGGCCACATATACCGGCCTTCCAGGAAGAGGTTCTGGGGTGGATCAATGGGTGTCAGAAGCAGGAGCTAGCTGGGACCATGGGGACCTCTCTGGGCACTCATTCTGGTTcttcctgtccctgcctcaaaagctgtgccttcccttggtCCGGTCACATGGAGCATCTCCTGGGAGCCAGATATTATTCCCTAAGTGCCCAGCCCAGGACCCCCTCATACCGGATCTGGGCAGCAGGGAGGTATCACCAGCTACAGCCCTCTTAAATGAGCTTCTCTTAGCACAGAGAacaaagcagcagggaaaagggaggcCTTGCAAACAGCAGGTGTAAGTGATTAACCTTGGCTAGCCCTCTATTCATGATCAGCCATACTGGCTGTAGTGCCCTCTTGTGCATTCATTACAGGGGACAGCTGCGAGGGCTACGGGATGTGCCCAGGACACAGAATGCCACCCCTTGACCAGCCGCTCAGTGTGCTCAGGAGCCTTCCTAGCACCATTAGCTTTAGTGCACATAAAACAGagccactcccaggagagcaggcaggCATGCTTCTTGTCTCAGGGTGCCTCTTACAGCTCCGGTCCTGGTTTTGCACACCCCAGCAGGCTGTTCCTCAGCTGGCTCCTTGAATTAATCTGTGGGAGGCAAAAGGTGAAAAGTCATATGCAGAAAGATGAGCCCTGGGAAAATTTCTGCAAAATGGGGGCTTCCCTGCCTGAGGCTGTATGGGAAGGAACCCCACAAAGAGAAGAAGGCAAGTGGACTAGAGGAGAAAAGCAGGTGGCTTACCCTGACACCTAGAATGTTCTGATACAAAATCCAGGAAATATATTTAAGGAGACTTTGGGAGATCTTTTCTCCTGGTCTCGGGGTTTTCTATAGCTGCCCAAGAATCTGAATCTGAAATGTCTGCCCTAGTCACTGCAAGCTCCTGGCTCCAACAGTGAAGCTTGCAAAGGAATGGTCTTGTATTATGATGTCCTCAGCAGTTAGCAACATCTCCTGGCTCTGGGCAAGGCTTTCCTTGGTGAGACTGAGGGATGAGTTATGAACCTCTTAGTGAGCCTTGAGGCTGACGGCaacttccctccttcctcctccctgtgTAAGAACAAGCATTGAAGGAATAAAGGAGAGGGTAACAGATGCATTGAGGAGAAGCTACCACCCAGGCAGTGAAAGGGTCACAGCCCACATGGACCATGTTCTGCACCCATCCCATGCAGCTGCTCAGCTAGGCTTTCTTCCTGTCTTGACCTGTTCCCTTCCACCTCTGGAGTTTATTTGCCCTCATTTCTCCAGTAGCCAAGTGCCTCACTGGGCCCACAGCCCCCTGTCCCTAATTCCCTCATcattccatttctctctctcttctcccacTCTTAGGGCTAGGTAGgaccccagcagggctgtgtggggtGTATATAGAGAACGCTGCAGCAGCATAAGGGGCAAGGCACAGCCACACAACCAAGACACAGGTGCTGtgggcagcctgggacaggaTGAGTGAAGGGTAGGGTGCAGGAGAactggctggccttggccccCTGTGCTGTACCAGAGAGATGGGCTTTCCTGGCTCACATCAGCTTTGATAAATCTGAAAAAAGACAATGGGAGCCTCAAGGGATGCTTCATCAGCAGGAAGGGCACATAGTAGTTGTGATGGGTGTGAGAGAGAATTGCAGCTGAGAAGCACTTGGCGTGGCAGgctgcctcctccagcagctgcctggcagTGTGAGGTGCTCCAAATTGCCAGTTTGACTCAAGTCAATGGTCCATCTTGTGCTCTGGTTCCCccagggtgctgctggctgcttcAGGAGAGGGTGATGATAGTCCAGGGTGCCTTCACTCGGTGGAGAAATGCAGGAGGGGGGCCATCCTC
This portion of the Anomalospiza imberbis isolate Cuckoo-Finch-1a 21T00152 chromosome 5, ASM3175350v1, whole genome shotgun sequence genome encodes:
- the SMIM45 gene encoding small integral membrane protein 45, with the translated sequence MPHFLDWFVPVYLMISILILVGFGACIYYFEPGLQEAHKWRTQRPIMERDLRKTLMIRDNLAFGVPEV